Genomic DNA from Manis pentadactyla isolate mManPen7 chromosome 14, mManPen7.hap1, whole genome shotgun sequence:
AGACACGTCAGCTGAGGAGTGTTTTAGCTGACTCCCTAGGCACTGCTGTGGGGCAGCAGAGACCACAGTGAAAAGCTGGCAGGTGGGCTTTGCATAATTGCTACACATTGATCCTTGGTTATTGGACTTGTCCTGTGTCCTTGATGCCACTTCACATACACAAAATGACACAATTTGCCAGGCTACAGAAAACCTAACCAGAGCAGTCAGTGGCTCAAAGTCCTCTCCTTGGATGTAATTCATTCAGAGTGGATATTACTCAACCTGGAGGCAGAGACTTAACTGAATGCCTCTTAGGAGGGTTCGAATTTATTTCCACTTTGAAAATTTAttcccatttcctaacagggTAGATTTCCTTGAGCTGATACCAAAACTGCTCAAGCCAAATTCCCTAAAGCCAAAGAAGGGGCCGGGCCGGGGCTCTATCATGGACCACTTGGGAACAGAGCCAGGTCATTTTCGGCCCTCTGGCTCCGGCTGCTTAAAGGGAGCGGGCATGGCGAGGgcgcccaccttggaggaaggtcGATTTCTGCCTCAGTTCTCTGAGCATCCAGTGGTTAGGTTTTGACCGTCCTGCCCCCAGTCTTTTGGACAGCTCCTCTCCGGAGCAGCTCAGGGAAAAGCACAGGTGTGCGCGACTCGGAGTGTCATCAGTTTCTCCAGTTCAGCTGTTAATGCCCCAGGCCAAGGTTGCAAAGTCAAATGCCCACAGGGTCCAGGCAGATAAACGCGGGGAGCAGGGGAGTTGCTGCTGGTACCGGCTCTCCCTTCACCTTCCCGAGGAGCAAACTCACTGAGCCATTGCTTTGTTCTCAATGCTAATGCTGATTAAGAAGAGaggcagaaggaagggaaagCAGCGGTTAGCGGGTGGGAATCCCTTCTCTCCTCCGCACACACGGGCAAGTTTCTCGCTCACCTAGGGGGGATTCTTAATTCAGACAGGCGGCCTAAGAGGGGCAGGAAGACGGTGAAAGCTCCTCACTCGGCCTCGAAGGGAGATGCCCACGGGCCCCCGGGGGCGGAGCAGAGGGAAGCAGCTGATTCGGGACCCCACCCCGCCCTTCCGGGGCCGACAAGGCAGCGGGGCCCTTGGAGTCGGTGTCCTTCCCTGGAAGGCGGGCTGCAGGGCTGCCCTCCGGCGGGCTAGGCGACCCGGGGGAAGGGGTGGCACCGCTCCGCGCGCGCGCCGCCCCTGTGGCCGCGGAGCACCCCCAGCGGGTCGCCGGCCAGCACGCGGTTGTCCTCGGCGCTGGGCAGCTCGTGCGAGCAGGAGGCGGGCGCGGCGGTGGCGCGCGGCAGCGGCTTCAGCACGCTCAGCGGGTCGCGCGCCGCGTCCTCGGCCCCGCGCGTGTGGCGCCGCGGCCGCGCCGTGCTGAAGTGCAGCAGCGGGACCTCGTTCCTGCGCGACAGGAACTGCGAGTAGGGCGGCGGGTTGGTGCCGGGCAGGAAGGCGCGCTTGGCGCGGCCCAGGCTGACGAGGAAGCGGTGCTGCGGTGAGTGGTACACGTCGTAGCCGTTCTCCAGCGTGCGCTGCAGGAAGCGGCAGCTGTCGGGGCTGAAGTGCAGCTGCAAGGCAAGCGTCCGCTGAGCGCGCCCCGGCCGGGGGCCGCCTCTCCGGCGATAGGCCGGGCCAGTGCGCCCCCGGCCCCGACGCAGTTCCCACCCGCAGGGAGGGGCGCCCCGGGCCTCGGCGCCCAGGCCGCTTCGTGGTCCCGCTGGAGGGAGGGTGAACTGAAGCGCCACCTGGTCCTTCCCGCGCTCTGCCTCTTGGAACCCCTTGGAGCTCGAAGCTGGCTTGGGTGCGCCTCCGCCCCTGGCGAGGGGGGCGGGGCCGCTCAAACCTCACGGAGGTGCCCAATCAGAGAGGTAGCGGAGTCTGGGAACTAAGGACATGAACTTGGGCCCCGGGACCTAGGTTTGCGCCCTGACTCTGCCACTCGTGAGTACTGGGAGCTCCCGAGCGCCTGCTGGGGCCTGCAcatactatttcatttaatccttagacTCGTGTGTGACAGAGGAGGACTGTGTGCCTATGTGGGGTCAACAGATACTTACTTTTTAATGTCTGTGTTTGTTCAATAGATATTTATCTACCCTGGGCCAGACACTGTTGTAGGTGCTGGGACCCTGGGTAAGCAAACCAGAAAGTCACTGTCACGGAACTCCCAAGGGGTCTGTCTGGGGCTACGGGGCTCCTGAGAGAAGGAGACCTGCTATTGTGCAATCTGAGTCCTGCAGACTATGCCTGTAGTTTGGGAAATCCTTTGCTTCCCAATCTGAGCAACATGCTATCTCAATTGGGTTGGAAATAATGAATTTTTGGTGTTTAATTGGAGTGAGACCCACAGGGCACACAGTCCATCCCACTTCACTTTTTCCAGGGGAGGAAACTGATGATTAGAGAAGTAAGGGGACTGGTCCAAAGTCAAGGAGGTCTCGTAACAGAATCAGGAGACATCAGTAGCTTCCACCCTTCCTAATGCACTTTGCAACACGAGTGTGCACCACTAGGGGCCCTCCATACAAGGTGTTGTGCTCAATACAAATGGGTACCAACAGACTGTTCACACTAGAGGCTAAGAGCCAGGCTCCAGGATGGACTGCTTGGGTTTGAACCCCAGCTGTAGAAACCTGAGCATGTCCTACTTAGACTGACCAAGTGCTCAGTGAAAACATCACCCAAGAACACTGCAAATGGAATCTTTAACTGTAAACGTCTGTGTTCTGTTTAAGACATTATTTGCAAATGGTGACTGGCACAGAAAGAAACTCACTGATCCAAATATGTTGCCTCTGAAGTCCATACAGAGGTATCTCCTACTCATCACACCTGTTATCACCACAAATCCTGCATCCTCCGATCGGATCAGCAGGGCACCTATGGAGAAAAGCACTCAAGTCAAAAATGGGCTGCACCTTCCCCCCTCGAGCACTTCCTGGAAACCCACCTTCGTGAAACCCCCTTGAATGATTTTAGAGggctttcttttgtcctggacacatttctctctgcctggacTGTCTTTTTTTGCCCCCTTGCCCGACTAATACCTCTTAATGCTTATAGTCACCTTCTCCCAAGCCTTCTGCTTTTGTGATTTGTCAATCTATGCCGAGATGTCTTGCAAGGGTCCAGCCTGTATGTGGAGCCTGATTCTCCACCTATGTAGCTGTGCCATAGCAGAGACACATCAGTCTACACCCAATGAGGGTCAGGAACTGTATTGGAATTGCTCTTCCTGTCCCCTCACTGCTTATTGAGGTGACCTGTCCTTCAAGGCCAGGCTCAGATGTCTATGAAGACATTCCTAGTCTCCTTAAGCACAACTAATTGATCTTTTCTCTCCATTCCCTCAGTGCAATGCCTGCACCTCTACTATAGCCTGCACATCATGCTATAATTTCTATATAATCTAAGTTTCCATCTCTAGTGCCTCCCAAAAGTGAGCTACTTAGGGGAAgagggttttatttttccatgatgACTAGATAGCAGGGATAAAGGTAATTTCTTCTTGGATCTTCATTGCTGTTCTTTGTCCTTTTCTCATTTGCTGGTGTCCCCTCCCGTGCAGTCTCTCATGGTCTTCCAATGTCCCCGCTCAAAACCTAGTCTCCTACAAGGGCCTGAAACAATACATACTACCTACCCTTTAAATGCTAACTGGTTTAAGTGTGATCCCTTTGTCCACACCATGAGGACTGGCAATTTAACAAGTACCAATGACTAGTTAAATAAAGTCTAAAGCTTTCTGTTTTGCAGCAAGGGTACAGTTCCGCAAGACTTCCTCCCTAAAGCCTGTTTAATTATCTggcattttctgttaaaaacaatttatttaagtCTTTGGGTGCCATTTCCACTGGCTTGCCACTGAATTTCTGTGTGCATCTCATTCAGCCTCACAGCCCCCAGGGAAGTAGCCTGGTCAGGGGTTCGAATCCCTCTTCCAGAAATGCAGTGTGGAGAGGTTGTAAATGCCCAGCGTGTGGGCCCATGGAGTGGTGGAGCCTCATGGGGAGATTTACAGCCCACGTCCTCCCCTCGTCTCCCCCGATGCAGGCTCACTACAAGAGTAAGCAGGCAATACTCAGACCCCGGCTGAGTGGAGGCTGATATGGACTGAAATCAGAATGACATGGGACAAAGGGGTAGGGGTGGGAGCAAGcctagaaagaagagaaggaagagggcCAAAGACTAAAGGTAATTTGTGTCAAAGTTGTCCGGGGGTTAGCCTTGAAGGAAGCTTCTGGAAATGAGGTGGCATATGGGAGGTACAGATGTTTAAATCACTTCATAACAGTGTTGGCCTATGCATCTCAAATACATGGCTAATTCTGTggtaggccctgagaaaaacacaaGGAACAGGCAAGAACCCATTTCTGTCCCTATGAATTTTCAGTCTAACTAGGAAAAGATTATACTTAGTAACTTCTTGAGTGGTCGGGCTTGAAGTACTTTAGGTATTTTTAGTTCTCCAAATAACTATTACATTGTTAGATTAGTATTAATATTGGCGGTAGCCACATCCCAATTTAAGTGATAAGGAAGTGAAGGCAGGATTCACTCTCAGGGTAGTGACTCTAACACCCTCTTCCTGTGACCTTGTGGCCGGCCTCCCACAGAAATCATTACAGAATTGAGGGCTAAAATACATGCTGCAGCCACAAGAAGCCCACGGTGCACTGCCCTTCAGTGGCCAAAGTAGGGACGctgaaccaggaagcaggaaccagGGTGCTGGGGTTCTGGTCCTAATTCTGCCACATATGGGCTTTGTGGCTCCGGCAAGTTATTGCTCTGGTCTTGGCTTCCTCTGTTGTGCAAAGAGAATAAGAATGGCTGCCCTGCCTACTTGACTATTAGAATCAAATTCGAGTTATGATGGGACAGTGGTTGGACAAGTGACACCAATGGGCTGAGCAAATGACAGGCATTGCACGGTGTGCACCGACCTGTCATTTAGGACAAGCCTGGGCTTTGGCAGCCCGTGCAGGCAGTGCGTGGCACATGGGCTGCTGGTGGCCAGGGCCAATCCCAGCGGAAAGAGGCTGCAGAGGATCAGTGAGCAGCTGCTGTGGAGGACGCACAGGCTTGAATCAAATCAACATGAGCCAGTGTGAAAGTTCAGAAAACATAAGAGACAGATTGTCTTCCCTCTGCAGTTTCAGAAGCATGTTTTCACCTTCGGCACAGATTCTAGGGCAGAATTCAGCAGAAGGAAGGCACCAATCACTGGCGGCTGGAACCACAGTCTGTTGGAACCATGCAGGCTTAACGGACATTTCTGTCAGTGACGGCGGCAATCTGTGCATTGACGCTGGAAGGAGCGTGGGGTTGGGGTCAGGGTGTCCCCTAGGTCATTTGCTACCTATGTGACTGTGAGCCAGTTATTTAAGTTCTTTAACCTTTGCGTTCTCATATTTAGTGGAATCATTTATCTCATTTGGTCCCTTGAGGATGTAATGAGATAATATTTGTAACCACTATAAAAGCACTTTCTCAATGCGAGTAAGTTTTACTATTGCCACTTGGCCTCAGCCTCTGCTGTAGAAGTAGAAAATTATCTGCTGTGCTCTATCTCACAGCCAGTAAATGATAAATAAGATGATAGGTGAATATTTTGCAATATTAAAGAGCCTGAGAGTAATTCAGCTTCAGGTAAAGAAGTGCCAGTGGGGACTCTGTGGGAAGTGACATTAACCAGGGGCCATAAGCATTTCTTTTCTGCTGTTTCTACAAAATGGGGATTTTGGGGTGCGGGAGGGCGGCCTTTTTTGTAGTAGCAGGACGGAGACACAGACATCAGATTGGATCCCTGATATCAGTGCTGGGGGTCCCAAGAGAAGTGACAGAATTTTGTAGGTAGATAATTTCACAAAGACTACTAACCCAGAGGTGGGTTGGGCATTCAACTATAAATCAAGAATTTCCTAAAGCATAATAATCAAATGAACCAGATTTCACTGGAAACATATAattaatgaggaaggaaaaaaccaACCCCACTTTTGCATCCGTGTAAAAGCATGGCTTTATGTAAATTCACCGAGGTCATTTCAAATCCTTCCCTGTCTGTTAATTAGTTGTGCTACCTACTCACATGCATCAGGGtttcctctttcctttatttaactttttatcttAGTGTATAAATTGGGGTGATGCATGCAATAACTGATCTGGagtacaatatatatatacagtatataacTAGGAAATGTAGGTCTCTCTGCCACCACCCTGACTTGAGTGGCCTTCCATAGCTTTGTGTTGATTTCCAGGGACACAATGCTTAGCAAATcacatttccattaaaaaaatctgaataagTCAATTTCATTTTGCTGCTTCtcagttattttaatttattccatGTAGTACTCAGAGCCTGCTCTGGGCCCGATGCTGGTGGATATTTGAGGAAAAAGTTCTCCCTTTCGGGCTGCCTGTTCGGGAGGCTGGGCTGCACACACTGTAGTCAGCTGGCACTCTCTCCTCTCAGTCCTGCTCAGGAGGACGTATCTTGGGGGGTTGCCTTTCAGTGGACAGATTCCATGGCTCGAGACAAGTTTTATAAGCATTCTCTAGTTGTATGCAACCCTTTCCATCTACAGGAATCAAAATCATTTACCATAATTCACTCTCTCACATTTTAAATCACTGGCCTTCCTGCAGAAGAAGTGAGGGTGGCCCTCCAAGAGAGGAGCAAAGGTGTGTTGCCCAAAAGTCTGAAAACAAGCTGGGAGACAAAAAGGGATGAAAGACTGTGAGGCCCTTAAGGGCTGTATCTTCTTTTGCAATCACTGAGCTTTGCATAGTAACAGACACCTTGTAGGTTCTGTTCAACATCCAGTGAGTGAAATGAGCAACCCTTTGGGTGCATCAGTCATATTCAGATTTTTTGC
This window encodes:
- the FGF23 gene encoding fibroblast growth factor 23 gives rise to the protein MQGPCLGLWVCVLCCAVRAYPNVSPLLGSSWGGLTHLYTATARNSYHLQIHKDGRVDGAPHQTVYSALLIRSEDAGFVVITGVMSRRYLCMDFRGNIFGSLHFSPDSCRFLQRTLENGYDVYHSPQHRFLVSLGRAKRAFLPGTNPPPYSQFLSRRNEVPLLHFSTARPRRHTRGAEDAARDPLSVLKPLPRATAAPASCSHELPSAEDNRVLAGDPLGVLRGHRGGARAERCHPFPRVA